Proteins co-encoded in one Stomoxys calcitrans chromosome 5, idStoCalc2.1, whole genome shotgun sequence genomic window:
- the LOC106091909 gene encoding CCHC-type zinc finger nucleic acid binding protein: MSMASTCYKCNRPGHFARDCNSGGGGGGGRDMRRGNNREKCFKCNQFGHFARACPEESERCYRCNGIGHISKDCAQPDNPTCFNCNKVGHWARNCPDSLNDRGSSNISCYKCNRTGHISKNCPDTAKTCYGCGKSGHLRRECDEKGSRN; this comes from the coding sequence ATGTCTATGGCTTCCACGTGCTACAAATGCAATCGCCCTGGCCATTTCGCACGCGATTGTAATTCCGGTGGTGGTGGCGGAGGTGGACGTGATATGAGACGCGGAAACAATCGCGAAAAGTGTTTCAAATGTAATCAATTTGGTCATTTTGCTCGTGCCTGCCCAGAGGAGTCGGAACGTTGCTATCGCTGCAATGGTATAGGGCACATATCGAAAGACTGCGCCCAACCAGATAACCCAACATGTTTTAACTGTAATAAGGTCGGGCACTGGGCCCGTAACTGTCCCGATTCATTGAACGATCGTGGTTCCAGTAACATTTCTTGCTATAAGTGCAACCGCACTGGTCACATCTCGAAGAATTGTCCAGATACGGCAAAGACATGTTATGGCTGTGGTAAAAGCGGTCACCTGAGACGCGAGTGTGACGAAAAGGGGAGTCGTAATTAG